From a region of the Solanum stenotomum isolate F172 chromosome 2, ASM1918654v1, whole genome shotgun sequence genome:
- the LOC125855596 gene encoding GDSL esterase/lipase At5g33370-like, with product MMNCSLSFLSYCILLLVLAFCDLSLEVESRAFFVFGDSLVDNGNNNYLLTSARADSPPYGIDYPTHRATGRFSNGLNIPDIISEQLGMEPTLPYLAPQLTGDRLLVGANFASAGVGILNDTGIQFFNIIRIAKQLEYFEQYQRRVSGLIGAEQTEQLVNSALILITLGGNDFVNNYYLVPFSARSRQFSLPDYVVYLISEYRKILQKLYDLGGRRVLVTGTGPIGCVPAELAQRSTSGECSVELQRAAALFNPQLTQMLADLNSQIGANVFIAANTFTMNMDFVSNPQAYGFVTSKIACCGQGPYNGIGLCTILSNLCPNRDIYAFWDPFHPSERANRIIVQQILTGSSEYMNPMNLSTIMALDSRT from the exons atGATGAATTGCTCATTgtcttttttatcatattgtatACTACTTTTAGTGCTTGCATTTTGTGATCTTTCGCTTGAAGTTGAAAGTCGAGCCTTCTTCGTGTTTGGTGATTCACTAGTAGATAACGGTAACAATAATTACTTACTTACTAGTGCCAGGGCAGATTCTCCCCCCTATGGCATTGACTACCCTACTCATCGCGCCACTGGTCGATTTTCCAATGGACTCAACATACCCGATATCATAA gtGAGCAATTGGGTATGGAGCCAACATTACCATATTTGGCTCCACAACTCACAGGAGATAGGCTTCTTGTTGGAGCAAACTTTGCTTCTGCTGGAGTTGGAATCCTTAATGACACTGGCATCCAATTT TTTAATATAATCAGAATTGCGAAACAATTGGAGTACTTTGAACAATATCAAAGGAGAGTAAGTGGTTTAATTGGAGCAGAACAAACAGAGCAGTTAGTGAACAGTGCACTTATCCTCATCACTCTTGGTGGAAATGACTTTGTTAATAACTACTATTTGGTCCCTTTCTCTGCAAGATCTCGACAATTTTCTCTACCTGATTATGTTGTTTATCTTATCTCTGAGTACAGAAAAATATTACAG AAGTTGTATGATTTGGGAGGAAGAAGAGTATTAGTGACAGGTACTGGACCAATAGGTTGTGTGCCAGCAGAATTAGCACAGAGGAGTACAAGTGGGGAATGTTCAGTGGAATTGCAGCGTGCAGCTGCTTTATTCAACCCTCAATTGACTCAAATGTTGGCTGATCTCAATTCACAAATTGGTGCTAATGTATTTATTGCTGCTAACACATTTACTATGAACATGGATTTCGTATCTAATCCTCAAGCTTATG GATTTGTGACATCAAAGATAGCATGTTGTGGACAAGGACCCTACAATGGAATAGGGCTATGTACAATATTATCAAACTTGTGTCCAAATAGGGACATATATGCATTTTGGGATCCATTTCATCCATCTGAAAGGGCAAATAGGATCATTGTTCAGCAGATATTGACTGGTTCTTCTGAGTACATGAACCCAATGAACCTCAGCACCATTATGGCTTTGGACTCTAggacctaa
- the LOC125856600 gene encoding uncharacterized protein LOC125856600 yields the protein MGTLCLNCGHKGFTNAYVFCVKCLEVAVHRYCLENVTFDEFVYWVCDDCEVKELDELNIKKSDAITVENKDCTSSRHCKVSSEVNIDVPETTLKRCEGRLQQLQQPPSGIEMVEHRQIAGDTSGMKMSKKKSSPTSLRDEKYEPRLVLSSSEQSHESQTSTACNERTQSANVSPLPAKRSNEEVTAPLDKLARENFQACHLKKPCEGDVQPSTQDNSSSMIEKTRSISSSVNHQEKELVPGKDIRLTPQSGTVFNEEPSQFSKGEQPNEPKHAGQERALPLVDFIWRGSFNILNKEYETFDGLLAHLSVKACQKVYEEASLFPALLQLEMLPKSDVWPKSFTISEPTDDNIALYFFPSDTRCEKEFDQLVEQMIGEELALRATVTNAELLVFTSTELPLLYWRFQGKYYLWGVFKAKRDSSGNTTMPNGRSKPAT from the exons ATG GGCACACTATGTTTAAATTGTGGCCACAAAGGTTTCACTAACGCATATGTTTTCTGTGTGAAATGCCTAGAAGTTGCTGTGCACCG CTACTGCCTTGAAAATGTGacatttgatgaatttgtttATTGGGTCTGCGATGACTGTGAAGTGAAAGAGCTAGACGAACTAAACATCAAGAAATCTGATGCCATCACAGTAGAAAATAAGGATTGCACTAGTTCAAGACATTGTAAAGTGAGTTCTGAAGTAAATATTGATGTTCCTGAGACAACATTAAAGAGGTGTGAAGGTAGGCTTCAACAACTTCAGCAGCCACCTTCTGGGATTGAAATGGTAGAGCATCGCCAGATAGCGGGTGATACTTCAGGCATGAAGATGAGCAAGAAAAAATCTAGTCCTACCTCATTGAGAGATGAGAAATATGAGCCAAGACTAGTACTTAGCTCTTCTGAGCAATCCCATGAATCACAGACGAGCACTGCATGCAATGAACGAACTCAATCAGCTAATGTTTCTCCATTGCCAGCTAAGCGATCAAACGAAGAAGTTACTGCCCCACTGGACAAGCTAGCGAGAGAAAATTTTCAAGCTTGCCATTTGAAGAAACCTTGTGAGGGAGATGTTCAGCCTAGCACACAGGATAATTCTTCTAGCATGATTGAAAAGACAAGGAGTATATCATCGTCTGTCAATCATCAAGAAAAGGAATTGGTGCCTGGAAAAGATATAAGATTAACACCTCAATCTGGAACTGTTTTCAATGAAGAGCCTTCTCAATTTTCAAAAGGTGAACAGCCAAATGAACCCAAACATGCTGGCCAGGAACGAGCGTTGCCTCTTGTCGATTTCATTTGGAG GGGTAGCTTTAACATACTGAACAAAGAGTATGAGACATTTGATGGACTTTTAGCTCACCTATCGGTTAAAGCATGTCAAAAGGTTTATGAAGAAGCAAGCTTGTTTCCAGCTTTGCTTCAACTGGAAATGCTTCCAAAGTCTGATGTATGGCCTAAGAGTTTCACGATATCAGAGCCCACTGATGACAACATCGCATTGTATTTTTTTCCATCAGACACAAG ATGTGAAAAAGAGTTCGATCAGTTGGTGGAGCAGATGATCGGCGAAGAACTTGCTCTACGAGCAACCGTAACTAATGCTGAGCTTTTGGTTTTCACTTCTACAGAACTTCCCTTGCTATACTGGA GATTTCAGGGTAAGTACTATCTCTGGGGTGTTTTCAAAGCAAAGCGGGATTCCAGTGGGAATACTACGATGCCAAATGGGAGGAGCAAACCTGCAACTTGA